The following proteins come from a genomic window of Gemmatimonadota bacterium:
- a CDS encoding cobyric acid synthase, translating into MNALMIQGTASGVGKSLLTAGLCRLLARSGVKVAPFKPQNMSNASSACPSGGEIGRAQALQAFASGIEPTVDMNPVLIKPEADNLAQLVVGGKVRGKLMAGRFKEDRGGLMPEVLAAFDRLRHAHDWVVVEGAGSPAEPNLREGDIANMGFARAAGIPVWLVGDIDRGGIFAALLGTMTALEAEDRRLVEAMIVNRFRGEASLLGDVFQWLETRAGTTVLGWLPYFQDLGLPEEDTPYTGMDRSRRAAIPGDGLKLRVAGIHYPRASNTADLDPFLHDPKVDFAWLRDPSELTGPHGWDLVVLPGSKSTSADLEWLRERGWPAALERHLRYGGCLLGICGGAQMLGRRILDPREIEGPAETEGLAWLPIETEMQPDKRVHPLTARAKWPADLPFTGYEIRHGRSIEDPELFPFCARSDDGQVMGTFIHGLFDEGKYRGAVLESWLNWTSSSEEHITVRWNRDLDRIADAMAENLDLSLLAGRIGVGLG; encoded by the coding sequence ATGAACGCTTTGATGATCCAGGGAACGGCCTCGGGCGTCGGCAAATCGCTGCTGACCGCCGGATTGTGCCGGTTGCTCGCCCGTTCCGGGGTGAAAGTGGCTCCCTTCAAACCGCAGAACATGAGCAACGCGTCTTCCGCCTGTCCCTCCGGCGGCGAAATCGGACGCGCCCAGGCTCTGCAGGCCTTCGCATCGGGTATCGAACCCACCGTGGACATGAACCCCGTCCTGATCAAGCCGGAGGCCGACAACCTGGCGCAACTGGTCGTGGGCGGCAAGGTGCGTGGCAAGCTCATGGCCGGTCGGTTCAAGGAAGACCGGGGCGGACTGATGCCAGAAGTGCTGGCGGCGTTCGACCGGTTGCGCCATGCCCATGACTGGGTCGTCGTGGAAGGCGCGGGATCGCCGGCGGAACCCAATCTCCGCGAGGGAGACATCGCCAACATGGGTTTCGCCCGGGCGGCCGGTATCCCAGTATGGCTGGTCGGAGACATCGACCGCGGGGGCATTTTCGCCGCGCTGCTCGGTACGATGACGGCCCTGGAAGCGGAGGACCGCAGGCTCGTGGAGGCAATGATCGTCAATCGATTCCGGGGCGAAGCGTCCCTGCTGGGCGACGTATTCCAATGGCTCGAAACCCGGGCGGGCACGACCGTACTTGGTTGGCTACCGTACTTTCAGGATCTGGGACTCCCCGAAGAAGACACCCCCTACACGGGCATGGATCGTTCGCGGCGTGCCGCGATTCCCGGCGATGGCCTCAAGTTGCGCGTCGCCGGCATCCACTATCCGAGAGCGAGCAATACGGCCGACCTGGATCCCTTCCTGCACGACCCGAAGGTGGATTTTGCCTGGCTGCGCGACCCCTCGGAACTGACCGGGCCGCATGGATGGGACCTGGTCGTCCTGCCCGGCTCGAAGTCCACTTCCGCCGATCTCGAATGGCTGAGGGAGCGCGGCTGGCCCGCGGCCCTCGAACGGCACCTTCGATACGGGGGATGCTTACTGGGCATCTGCGGCGGGGCGCAGATGCTCGGGAGACGTATTCTGGATCCCAGGGAGATAGAAGGACCCGCCGAAACGGAAGGACTGGCCTGGCTGCCGATCGAAACCGAGATGCAACCGGACAAGCGGGTTCATCCGTTGACGGCCCGGGCAAAATGGCCTGCTGATTTGCCGTTCACCGGGTACGAGATCCGGCACGGACGAAGCATCGAGGATCCCGAGCTGTTCCCCTTCTGCGCACGCTCCGACGACGGTCAGGTGATGGGCACGTTCATCCATGGACTCTTCGATGAAGGGAAGTACCGGGGCGCGGTACTCGAATCCTGGCTGAACTGGACGAGCAGTTCCGAAGAGCATATCACGGTCCGGTGGAACCGCGACCTGGACCGGATCGCCGACGCCATGGCCGAAAACCTGGACCTTTCGCTCCTCGCGGGCAGAATCGGGGTCGGTCTGGGTTGA
- a CDS encoding FAD-binding oxidoreductase: protein MSTRAEIVICGAGIAGVSAAYHLVVRRGVRNVVLVDERPPLSLTSAYGTEAYRNWWSDAPMFRFISRSIDLMEELAAESGNAARMNRRGYVFLTGDQRRIPVLEKEAEKVAGLGGGVLRVHRDGGSYEPSKPEGLKPDLTGADLVQDTETITRLFPFLVDDTAAMLHVRRCGWMDVPSLGRWMLDRIASVGGRIVRDRITSVATRNNRITGVRMESGTVLETGKLVLAAGPLIGEAGRMLDLDVPVFMELHGKIIVEDTAGVLPPDAPMLIWTDPVELVWDGDERQRHAADPATRYLVEPFPAGLHIRPRYRDGKQTFLGIWTYDIAPREAVFPLAFDPAYPVIVLRGLARMIPGMKAYFDTADALTVDGGYYCKTADNRPLIGPLPIEGAYIAGALSGYGVMGSQAAGELVAAHVTGGDLPDYAQSFSFSRFDGLSAADMAHMRSATSGQL from the coding sequence ATGTCCACCAGGGCGGAAATCGTCATCTGCGGCGCGGGCATTGCCGGCGTGTCTGCCGCCTATCATCTCGTCGTTCGTCGCGGCGTGCGGAACGTCGTGCTCGTCGACGAACGGCCGCCGCTCTCCCTTACAAGCGCTTACGGGACCGAGGCGTACCGGAACTGGTGGTCCGATGCGCCCATGTTCCGGTTCATCAGCCGGAGCATCGACCTGATGGAGGAACTGGCGGCGGAAAGCGGGAACGCGGCCCGAATGAACCGCAGGGGCTACGTTTTCCTGACCGGCGACCAGCGCCGCATCCCGGTGCTTGAAAAAGAGGCGGAAAAAGTGGCCGGCCTGGGCGGCGGCGTCCTGCGCGTTCACCGCGACGGCGGATCCTACGAACCTTCCAAGCCGGAGGGATTGAAGCCGGATCTGACGGGCGCAGACCTCGTTCAGGATACGGAGACAATCACAAGGCTGTTTCCCTTTCTAGTGGACGACACGGCCGCCATGCTGCACGTGCGCCGCTGCGGCTGGATGGACGTCCCATCGCTCGGCCGGTGGATGCTCGACCGCATCGCCTCCGTGGGTGGCAGGATCGTCAGGGACAGGATCACGAGCGTCGCCACGCGGAACAACCGGATCACGGGCGTTAGAATGGAATCCGGAACGGTCCTCGAAACCGGAAAGCTCGTCCTCGCCGCGGGACCACTGATCGGGGAGGCCGGCCGGATGCTGGACCTGGATGTACCGGTATTCATGGAACTGCACGGCAAGATCATCGTGGAGGATACGGCCGGCGTCCTTCCGCCCGACGCGCCTATGTTGATCTGGACGGATCCGGTCGAACTGGTCTGGGATGGCGACGAACGACAGAGACATGCCGCCGATCCAGCCACCCGCTACCTCGTCGAACCCTTTCCCGCGGGACTCCACATCCGTCCCCGCTACCGGGACGGAAAGCAGACATTTCTGGGCATTTGGACCTATGACATCGCGCCACGAGAGGCGGTGTTCCCACTCGCTTTCGATCCGGCCTATCCGGTGATCGTCCTGCGTGGGCTCGCCCGGATGATCCCCGGCATGAAAGCGTATTTCGATACAGCGGATGCACTGACGGTCGACGGCGGCTACTACTGCAAGACCGCGGACAACCGGCCGCTGATCGGTCCGCTGCCCATCGAAGGCGCCTACATAGCTGGTGCGCTGTCCGGCTACGGCGTGATGGGTTCGCAGGCGGCGGGTGAACTGGTCGCCGCGCATGTGACAGGCGGGGATTTGCCGGACTACGCGCAATCCTTCTCTTTTAGTCGTTTCGACGGTCTTTCGGCCGCTGATATGGCCCACATGCGGAGTGCGACAAGCGGGCAGTTATGA
- a CDS encoding amidase gives MAVSELCFTPATDLARMIRRKDVSVTEVMEAHLAQVDRVNPAVNAIVTYHPDQALDGARKADEAIARNEARGPLFGLPIAHKDLVLTKGVRTTYGSPIFRDFVPGQDELIVERLKKAGAISFGKTNVPEFGAGSQTFNPVFGATLNPYDTTRTCGGSSGGAAVALACGMLPIADGSDMGGSLRNPANFCNVVGMRSAPGRVPRWPSVNAWGRLSVQGPMARTVADAALMLSTIAGPDPRAPLAIREPGQSFAMPLERDFKGVSVAWSMDFGGLPVDPDVTTAIEAKRGVFEDLGMTVKSGQPDFAEADEVFKTLRAWSFIQGYGDLLETHRDQIKDTVIWNLEAGFALTGPQIARAEVDRTTLYHRVRSFMEHHEFMVFPVSQVPPFDVNTPYPTEIDGVQMETYIDWMKSCYYVTVTGLPAISVPCGFTSSGLPVGLQIVGRHEDELGVLQLAHAFEQATRTWKRRPPVVEA, from the coding sequence ATGGCCGTATCCGAACTGTGCTTCACCCCGGCGACTGATCTGGCCCGCATGATCCGCCGCAAGGACGTGTCCGTGACGGAGGTCATGGAGGCCCATCTGGCCCAGGTCGACCGGGTGAATCCCGCTGTGAACGCCATCGTCACCTATCATCCCGACCAGGCGCTGGACGGCGCCCGGAAGGCCGACGAGGCCATCGCGCGAAACGAGGCGCGGGGGCCCCTCTTCGGTCTGCCCATCGCCCACAAGGACCTGGTACTGACCAAAGGCGTGCGGACGACCTACGGTTCGCCGATCTTCCGCGATTTCGTACCGGGCCAGGACGAGCTGATCGTGGAGCGGCTGAAGAAGGCGGGGGCGATCTCCTTCGGCAAGACCAACGTGCCGGAGTTCGGCGCGGGTTCCCAGACGTTCAACCCGGTCTTCGGCGCGACGCTGAATCCATACGACACGACCCGGACCTGCGGCGGCAGCAGCGGTGGCGCCGCCGTGGCCCTGGCCTGCGGCATGCTGCCCATCGCCGACGGCAGCGACATGGGCGGTTCGCTGCGCAACCCGGCCAACTTCTGCAACGTGGTGGGGATGCGCTCCGCGCCGGGACGCGTGCCGCGATGGCCGTCCGTCAACGCCTGGGGCAGGCTCAGCGTCCAGGGTCCCATGGCCCGGACGGTGGCGGACGCCGCGCTCATGCTCAGCACCATAGCGGGACCCGATCCCCGTGCGCCCCTTGCGATCCGGGAGCCGGGACAGTCCTTCGCCATGCCACTTGAACGCGACTTCAAGGGGGTGAGCGTCGCCTGGAGCATGGACTTCGGTGGGCTGCCCGTGGATCCCGACGTTACCACGGCCATCGAGGCGAAGCGCGGGGTTTTCGAGGATCTGGGCATGACCGTCAAATCGGGCCAGCCCGATTTCGCCGAAGCCGACGAGGTGTTCAAGACGCTGAGGGCGTGGAGCTTCATCCAGGGATACGGCGACCTCCTCGAGACCCATCGCGACCAGATCAAGGACACGGTCATCTGGAACCTCGAAGCCGGATTCGCCCTGACGGGGCCGCAGATCGCCCGCGCGGAGGTGGACCGCACCACCCTGTACCACCGGGTCCGCAGCTTCATGGAACACCACGAGTTCATGGTCTTCCCCGTCAGCCAGGTCCCGCCCTTCGACGTGAATACGCCCTACCCCACGGAGATCGACGGCGTGCAGATGGAGACCTACATCGACTGGATGAAGTCGTGCTACTACGTCACCGTCACCGGGCTGCCCGCCATATCCGTTCCATGCGGATTCACGTCCTCGGGCCTTCCCGTGGGACTGCAGATCGTCGGACGGCACGAGGACGAACTCGGCGTCCTTCAACTCGCCCACGCCTTCGAACAGGCGACCCGGACCTGGAAGAGACGCCCGCCTGTGGTCGAGGCTTGA
- a CDS encoding histidinol-phosphate transaminase, translated as MATPVSAVNENHQSVGLPRGIVRLSRNENPLGPSPGVIEAVKSRSDQINRYEDPDHIDLFRKLAELHGVPHDEKLSLPGLDSEDTWIRVGDGAEHLMHAIARAFLAPGDEVVEPHPAFGLMVRYGEDIGARSVRTTLTPRYEYDLDAMAAAVNERTRMAVITNPNNPTGTVVTHDALSRFIDDLPDRVIVLLDEAYIDLVEDGACADGSALVRAHENVLLVRTFSKGYGLAGFRLGYAVAQPQMMARVRRFHGGSPSALVLTAACAALDDPDHVIRSRKAASASKAIYYETCDALGLAFVRSEAAFVLIEVGDAKAVTQALAERRIIVINAEASWGIPGMIRVSYGNEAESRIFTGALRDILG; from the coding sequence GTGGCAACGCCCGTGAGCGCGGTGAACGAAAACCACCAGAGCGTCGGCCTTCCTCGGGGTATCGTGCGCCTTAGTAGAAACGAGAATCCCCTCGGGCCTTCTCCCGGCGTCATCGAAGCGGTGAAATCGCGCAGCGATCAGATCAACCGCTACGAAGACCCCGACCATATCGACCTCTTCCGCAAACTGGCCGAACTGCACGGTGTACCGCACGACGAGAAGCTTTCGCTGCCTGGCCTGGATTCGGAGGATACCTGGATCCGCGTGGGCGACGGCGCCGAGCACCTGATGCACGCCATCGCGCGGGCCTTCCTCGCTCCGGGAGACGAGGTGGTCGAGCCTCATCCCGCCTTCGGTTTGATGGTCCGGTACGGGGAGGATATCGGAGCCCGGTCCGTGCGGACCACCCTGACGCCGCGGTACGAGTACGACCTGGATGCCATGGCCGCGGCCGTCAACGAACGGACCCGCATGGCCGTCATCACTAACCCGAACAATCCAACGGGCACCGTCGTCACCCACGACGCGCTGTCGCGCTTCATCGATGATCTGCCCGACCGCGTAATCGTCCTGCTGGACGAAGCCTACATCGACCTGGTGGAAGACGGCGCCTGCGCCGACGGCAGCGCCCTGGTTCGAGCACACGAGAACGTCCTCCTGGTGCGGACCTTCTCCAAGGGTTACGGCCTGGCGGGCTTCAGGCTGGGCTACGCCGTGGCCCAGCCCCAAATGATGGCGCGCGTCCGCCGGTTCCACGGGGGATCACCCAGCGCCCTGGTGCTGACCGCCGCCTGTGCGGCGCTTGACGATCCGGACCACGTGATCCGCTCCAGGAAGGCCGCGAGCGCGTCCAAGGCGATCTATTACGAGACGTGCGACGCCCTCGGGCTGGCGTTCGTCCGCAGCGAGGCGGCCTTCGTACTGATTGAAGTGGGTGACGCGAAAGCGGTGACGCAGGCGCTGGCCGAACGGCGCATTATCGTCATCAACGCCGAGGCTTCCTGGGGCATTCCAGGCATGATCCGCGTTTCCTACGGCAACGAGGCGGAAAGCCGGATCTTCACCGGGGCCCTGCGGGATATACTGGGCTGA
- a CDS encoding sodium-dependent transporter, translated as MSINGVREVWKSRLGLIMAMAGNAIGLGNFLRFPVQAAANGGGAFMIPYFVAFLVVGIPMMWVEWSVGRFGGKHGHGTTPGILYRLWKHPAAKYIGVLGIAAPVAFALYYSYVQSWTLAYSFFSLTGQYFGISSQEEMGAFLSSFQGVTDSAYFSSVATAYIFFLINLGIVFWVLSRGVVRGIETLAKFAMPMLLIFAIVLVARVLTLGTPDPAFPDRSVMAGFAWIWNPDLSRLSEGSVWLAAAGQIFFSLGIGIGSMQCYASYVRARQDVALTGLTTSMSNGFAEVVLGSSIAIPVAVAFFGVTATEAIATGGSFDLGFQSMPLIFQQLPLGQFIGTLWFGLLFFAGITSTVALTQPPMAFLQDEMGWPRKKAALFVISFLFIFGNFIVFNIEHGVIDELDFWIGTVGLVVFSFLEIIIFAWIFGMDKAWEEINEGAAIRIPRIFYYMIKYVTPVSLAILLVVWTYQAGFDLLLLRNANPEDIPYLLLTRGIIVLLILVGVLQVRRVSKNWK; from the coding sequence ATGTCCATTAATGGAGTAAGGGAAGTATGGAAGAGCCGCCTGGGGCTGATCATGGCCATGGCCGGCAACGCCATCGGCCTGGGCAATTTCCTGCGGTTTCCCGTGCAGGCGGCCGCCAACGGCGGCGGCGCCTTCATGATCCCCTATTTCGTCGCCTTTCTGGTCGTGGGCATCCCCATGATGTGGGTGGAATGGAGCGTGGGACGGTTCGGCGGGAAGCACGGACACGGCACGACGCCGGGCATCCTGTACCGGCTGTGGAAACACCCGGCCGCCAAGTACATCGGCGTGCTCGGCATCGCGGCGCCGGTGGCCTTCGCCCTGTACTATTCCTACGTGCAGTCCTGGACCCTGGCCTACAGTTTCTTCTCCCTGACCGGCCAGTATTTCGGGATCTCCTCCCAGGAGGAGATGGGCGCGTTCCTGAGCAGTTTCCAGGGCGTCACCGATAGCGCTTACTTCAGCAGTGTCGCCACCGCCTACATCTTCTTCCTCATCAATCTCGGCATCGTCTTCTGGGTACTGAGCCGGGGCGTGGTAAGGGGCATCGAAACCCTGGCCAAGTTCGCCATGCCCATGCTGCTGATCTTCGCCATCGTGCTGGTAGCCCGGGTCCTGACTCTCGGGACCCCCGATCCAGCCTTTCCCGATCGCAGCGTCATGGCCGGTTTCGCCTGGATCTGGAACCCGGACCTCAGCCGTCTTTCCGAAGGCAGCGTGTGGCTCGCGGCCGCGGGACAGATCTTCTTCTCCCTCGGCATTGGCATCGGCAGCATGCAGTGTTACGCGAGTTACGTCCGCGCCCGTCAGGACGTCGCCCTCACAGGGTTGACCACCTCCATGAGCAACGGCTTCGCCGAGGTGGTGCTGGGCAGTTCCATCGCCATACCGGTTGCCGTGGCCTTCTTCGGCGTCACCGCCACCGAGGCGATCGCGACGGGCGGCTCCTTCGACCTGGGCTTTCAGTCCATGCCGCTGATTTTCCAGCAGCTCCCCCTGGGTCAATTCATCGGCACGCTCTGGTTCGGTCTGCTCTTCTTCGCGGGGATTACGTCGACGGTGGCCCTCACGCAGCCGCCTATGGCGTTCCTGCAGGACGAAATGGGCTGGCCGAGGAAAAAGGCAGCCCTCTTCGTGATCTCGTTCCTGTTCATCTTCGGCAACTTCATCGTCTTCAACATCGAGCACGGCGTCATCGACGAGCTGGATTTCTGGATCGGGACCGTGGGGCTGGTGGTCTTTTCCTTTCTCGAAATCATCATCTTCGCCTGGATATTCGGCATGGATAAGGCCTGGGAGGAGATCAACGAAGGCGCGGCCATCCGGATACCGCGGATTTTCTACTACATGATCAAGTACGTGACGCCGGTCTCGCTGGCGATTCTGCTCGTCGTGTGGACCTACCAGGCCGGTTTCGACCTGCTCCTGTTGCGCAACGCCAATCCCGAAGACATTCCTTACCTGCTGCTCACCCGGGGAATCATCGTCTTATTGATCCTGGTCGGCGTGCTGCAGGTACGGCGCGTTTCGAAGAACTGGAAATAA
- a CDS encoding alanine racemase, whose product MHIDELDTPAYVADLDLMERNIASMAEHCRNLDIGLRCHTKSHKIPEIAHRQVKAGAIGICCQKLGEAEVMAAAGIENILIPYNIVGPRKVERLTRVAKRTEIIVAVDDEITARGISAQAEKDGCRVNVIIELDTGTQRCGVQSPEAAESLAERIMDLRGLVFKGVMVFPSHPEARDFLAETIERITGKGIPLEIISGGGTGGEENSKDMGCTETRSGSYIWEGMSRIGNSGMLNPERCPCRMICTVVSAPTPDRIIIDGGMKTFASYPPTPYGHIIEHPEAEIYGMSVEHGHVDVSRCDHRFKVGERLSVIPLHQEMALNLHDELNGVRGDQVEVIWPVAGRGRVK is encoded by the coding sequence ATGCACATCGACGAGCTGGACACTCCCGCCTACGTGGCCGACCTGGACCTGATGGAACGCAACATCGCGTCCATGGCGGAGCACTGCCGGAATCTCGACATCGGCCTTCGATGCCATACCAAGAGCCATAAAATCCCGGAAATCGCCCACCGGCAGGTCAAGGCCGGCGCGATCGGCATTTGCTGCCAGAAACTCGGCGAGGCCGAAGTCATGGCCGCCGCCGGTATTGAGAACATCCTGATCCCCTACAATATCGTCGGTCCCCGCAAGGTGGAACGCCTGACCCGTGTCGCCAAACGGACCGAGATCATCGTGGCCGTCGATGACGAAATCACGGCCCGCGGCATTTCTGCCCAGGCCGAAAAAGACGGCTGCCGGGTCAACGTGATCATCGAACTCGATACGGGCACACAGCGTTGCGGTGTGCAGTCGCCCGAAGCGGCGGAATCGTTGGCCGAACGCATCATGGACCTCCGTGGGCTCGTCTTCAAAGGCGTCATGGTCTTCCCCAGCCATCCCGAGGCCAGGGATTTCCTGGCGGAAACGATCGAACGGATCACCGGGAAGGGGATCCCACTCGAGATCATCAGCGGGGGCGGCACCGGTGGCGAAGAAAACTCCAAAGATATGGGCTGCACCGAGACCCGCAGCGGGTCCTACATCTGGGAGGGGATGAGCCGCATCGGCAACTCGGGCATGCTCAACCCTGAACGTTGCCCCTGCCGCATGATCTGCACCGTGGTGAGCGCACCGACCCCGGACCGCATCATCATCGACGGCGGCATGAAGACCTTCGCCAGCTATCCGCCCACGCCCTACGGCCATATCATCGAACATCCCGAAGCGGAGATCTACGGCATGTCGGTGGAACACGGCCACGTGGACGTGTCCCGCTGCGACCACCGGTTCAAGGTCGGCGAGCGCCTGTCGGTCATCCCCCTGCACCAGGAGATGGCCCTCAACCTGCATGACGAGCTCAACGGCGTCCGGGGCGACCAGGTGGAAGTCATCTGGCCCGTGGCCGGCCGGGGCCGTGTCAAGTAA
- the hisB gene encoding imidazoleglycerol-phosphate dehydratase HisB, producing MTRTATVTRETLETRIELTLTLEGEGRLTGETGIGFFDHMLGSFVKHGGFDLDLSCTGDLHIDDHHTVEDLGICLGQAIARAIGDGSGITRFGHAYAPLDEALARAVFDVSGRAHLEFDADFSRSSVGDFSTEMVREFFGALVHHGRVTLHVTLLSGVNAHHQVEAVFKAAARALRQAVAMDERVSGVPSTKGSL from the coding sequence GTGACTCGCACCGCCACGGTAACGCGCGAAACCCTGGAAACACGCATCGAACTGACCCTGACCCTCGAGGGCGAAGGCCGCCTCACCGGAGAAACCGGCATCGGATTCTTCGACCACATGCTGGGCAGCTTCGTCAAGCACGGCGGTTTCGACCTCGATCTTTCCTGCACCGGCGATCTGCATATAGACGATCATCACACGGTGGAAGACTTGGGGATCTGCCTGGGACAGGCCATCGCCCGGGCGATCGGCGACGGATCCGGCATTACGAGATTCGGCCACGCCTACGCCCCCCTGGACGAAGCGCTTGCTCGGGCCGTCTTCGACGTAAGCGGCCGCGCCCACCTGGAATTCGACGCCGATTTCTCGCGGTCCTCGGTCGGCGATTTCAGCACGGAAATGGTGCGGGAGTTCTTCGGGGCCCTCGTGCATCACGGACGCGTCACCCTGCACGTCACCCTGCTCTCCGGCGTGAACGCCCATCACCAGGTCGAGGCGGTCTTCAAGGCGGCGGCCAGGGCGCTGCGCCAGGCCGTGGCGATGGACGAACGGGTATCCGGCGTGCCGTCCACCAAGGGCAGTCTCTAG
- a CDS encoding isoprenylcysteine carboxylmethyltransferase family protein yields the protein MDIRAAVFAARSYTPIPLLAAVLIMAEPGPRTFIAGGLLVLMGESIRLWAVGYAGSATRTRHVGAPSLITNGPYGRVRNPLYVGNFVLSLGLCVMAWAWMPYMIGVFIAAFGIQYGLIVSLEEESLRKTFGAQYVAYLAAVPRFLPRITEYTAGKPALYDFGAALRSEKRTFQSTAVVVAAIAARWYWG from the coding sequence ATGGATATCCGCGCCGCCGTCTTCGCGGCTCGAAGCTATACGCCCATCCCGCTCCTGGCCGCGGTCCTGATCATGGCCGAACCCGGCCCGAGGACCTTCATCGCCGGTGGGCTGCTGGTGCTTATGGGGGAATCCATTCGCCTGTGGGCCGTGGGTTACGCGGGCTCCGCCACCCGTACCCGCCACGTCGGAGCGCCATCGCTCATCACCAACGGACCCTATGGCCGGGTACGCAATCCACTGTATGTCGGCAACTTCGTGCTGAGTCTCGGCCTGTGCGTCATGGCCTGGGCCTGGATGCCCTACATGATCGGGGTCTTCATTGCCGCCTTCGGAATACAGTACGGTCTCATCGTATCGCTGGAGGAGGAAAGCCTGCGGAAGACATTCGGTGCGCAATACGTAGCCTACCTCGCGGCGGTACCCCGTTTCCTGCCCCGAATCACTGAATACACCGCGGGAAAACCGGCGCTTTATGATTTCGGCGCCGCCCTGCGCAGCGAGAAACGGACCTTCCAATCCACGGCTGTGGTGGTAGCCGCCATCGCCGCGCGCTGGTATTGGGGCTAG
- a CDS encoding Gfo/Idh/MocA family oxidoreductase, which yields MDALRMAVIGVGRLGEAHARVLAGMPGVRLCGVYDVRGKRADEVARRYGTTAFDSLSRIAEEADAATVVVPTTAHCEVASFTLAQGLHTFVEKPIAATVAEADRLIDLSESRDLVLQVGHIERFNGAFRALEGMDIAPGFIEAHRLASFDPRGTDVSVVHDLMIHDIDLILRLVRSDLESVDATGVAVISDQVDIANARMRFADGCVANVTASRISLKKMRKLRIFQRDHYVSMDFLAGESEIYRLIDDPGQAGARGLKIPVNTGDGRVRHITRQKTSKDRSEPLESELASFVAAVRGDTPAPVTGFDGREALRVSLAVIEQIEAGSR from the coding sequence TTGGACGCCTTGCGAATGGCCGTGATCGGCGTTGGACGACTCGGTGAAGCCCACGCCAGGGTGCTTGCGGGCATGCCCGGTGTGCGGCTATGCGGCGTGTATGACGTACGCGGAAAACGGGCGGATGAGGTCGCCCGTCGATACGGCACGACAGCGTTCGACAGCCTGTCGCGCATCGCGGAGGAAGCAGACGCGGCCACCGTGGTCGTGCCCACCACTGCCCACTGCGAGGTGGCGTCGTTCACCCTTGCTCAGGGCTTGCATACCTTCGTTGAGAAACCGATCGCCGCGACCGTAGCGGAAGCCGACCGGCTGATCGATCTGTCGGAATCCCGGGACCTTGTGCTTCAAGTCGGACACATCGAGCGGTTCAACGGCGCTTTCCGGGCCCTCGAAGGCATGGACATCGCCCCCGGGTTCATCGAAGCGCATCGCCTGGCCTCCTTCGACCCCAGGGGAACGGACGTGTCCGTCGTCCACGATCTCATGATCCACGACATCGATCTCATCCTGCGTCTGGTCCGTTCTGATCTGGAGTCGGTGGACGCCACGGGCGTCGCCGTAATTTCCGACCAGGTGGACATCGCTAACGCCCGAATGCGGTTTGCCGATGGATGCGTGGCCAACGTCACGGCCAGCCGTATCTCGCTGAAGAAAATGCGTAAACTGCGGATCTTTCAACGCGACCATTACGTTTCGATGGACTTCCTGGCGGGCGAGAGCGAGATTTACCGGCTGATCGACGATCCCGGACAGGCCGGAGCACGGGGACTGAAGATCCCCGTAAACACCGGCGATGGACGCGTCCGCCATATCACACGGCAGAAGACCTCGAAGGACCGGAGCGAACCGCTTGAATCCGAACTCGCCTCCTTCGTCGCGGCGGTGCGCGGCGACACGCCGGCGCCCGTGACCGGTTTCGACGGCCGCGAAGCCCTGCGCGTCTCCCTGGCGGTCATCGAACAGATTGAAGCCGGCAGCCGGTAA